A genomic region of Phenylobacterium parvum contains the following coding sequences:
- a CDS encoding class I adenylate-forming enzyme family protein — protein MHYSELKKAWDELTAPGAPFELAVQEVRGAPMKVYKNAPPNVRAVWLSTAAFADRAYLVYENERITYGEAHVLVASIANWLLANGVKRGDRVAIAMRNFPEWMLIYWACLSVGVTVVGMNAWWTAEEMSYGFKDAQPKVAFVDPERIARIAEKPDMVEGVTLVAVRAPATAGYVAWSDVIATGGAMPEAEIDPDDDACIFYTSGTTGFPKGAQLTHRGCVANLFNMVFSGQAQALATQRGTGVVPDPNAPVPIPVALLTTPLFHVTANNCGAYATTAAGGTIVLMYKWDAGEALRVIEAEKVTSMSGVPTMAREVITHPDFATRDTSSLLSLGGGGAQLPPDLVHKIDSQVKTARPNTGYGMTETCGIITAIAADFFVDRPDSAGPAMPAFEARCVDDDGNTVPLGQVGELWVRGSPVIKGYINRPEATAETITDGWLHTGDIARMDEDGFIYIVDRKKDMVLRGGENIYCAEVEANLYRHPAVAECSVFGVPDERLGEEVGVALVLRPGHSATPDALREHCASIAAKHKVPRYIWILKDPLPRNASGKFLKRELRDTLKLADAG, from the coding sequence TTGCACTATTCCGAACTGAAGAAGGCCTGGGACGAGCTGACTGCACCGGGTGCGCCCTTTGAGCTCGCGGTCCAGGAAGTCCGCGGCGCCCCCATGAAGGTCTACAAGAACGCGCCGCCGAACGTGCGGGCGGTCTGGCTCTCCACCGCGGCCTTCGCCGACCGGGCCTATCTCGTCTACGAGAACGAACGGATCACCTACGGCGAGGCCCACGTCCTCGTGGCGAGCATCGCCAACTGGCTCCTCGCCAACGGCGTGAAGCGGGGCGACCGGGTGGCCATCGCCATGCGCAACTTCCCTGAATGGATGCTGATCTACTGGGCCTGCCTTTCCGTTGGCGTCACTGTCGTGGGCATGAACGCCTGGTGGACGGCCGAGGAGATGTCCTACGGGTTCAAGGACGCCCAGCCCAAGGTCGCCTTCGTCGATCCCGAGCGGATCGCGCGGATCGCCGAAAAGCCGGACATGGTCGAGGGCGTCACCCTGGTGGCCGTGCGGGCGCCTGCGACAGCCGGGTATGTCGCCTGGTCCGATGTGATCGCCACCGGCGGCGCCATGCCCGAGGCCGAGATCGACCCGGATGATGACGCCTGCATTTTCTACACCTCGGGCACGACGGGCTTCCCGAAGGGCGCCCAGCTGACCCATCGGGGCTGCGTCGCCAACCTCTTCAACATGGTGTTCTCGGGCCAGGCCCAGGCCCTGGCGACCCAGCGCGGCACGGGCGTGGTTCCGGACCCGAATGCGCCGGTCCCGATCCCCGTCGCCCTCCTCACCACCCCCCTCTTCCACGTCACGGCGAACAACTGCGGCGCCTACGCCACCACGGCGGCGGGCGGCACGATCGTGCTGATGTACAAGTGGGACGCCGGCGAGGCCCTGCGGGTCATCGAAGCGGAGAAGGTCACCTCCATGAGCGGCGTGCCGACCATGGCGCGCGAGGTCATCACCCATCCGGACTTCGCGACCCGTGACACCTCGAGCCTGCTGAGCCTCGGCGGCGGCGGCGCCCAGCTGCCGCCCGACCTGGTGCACAAGATCGACTCCCAGGTGAAGACCGCGCGGCCGAACACCGGCTACGGCATGACCGAGACCTGCGGCATCATCACCGCCATCGCCGCGGACTTCTTCGTCGACCGTCCGGACAGCGCCGGCCCGGCCATGCCCGCTTTCGAGGCGCGCTGCGTGGATGACGATGGAAACACGGTCCCGCTCGGACAGGTGGGCGAGCTCTGGGTCCGCGGTTCTCCTGTGATCAAGGGCTACATCAACCGCCCGGAGGCTACCGCCGAGACCATCACGGACGGCTGGCTGCACACCGGCGACATCGCCCGAATGGACGAGGATGGCTTCATCTACATCGTCGACCGGAAGAAGGACATGGTCCTGCGCGGCGGCGAAAACATCTACTGCGCCGAGGTTGAGGCCAATCTCTACCGGCACCCGGCCGTGGCCGAGTGCTCGGTCTTCGGTGTCCCGGACGAGCGCCTGGGCGAGGAGGTGGGCGTGGCCCTTGTCCTGCGTCCCGGTCATTCGGCGACCCCGGACGCACTTCGCGAGCACTGCGCGTCCATCGCGGCGAAGCACAAGGTCCCCCGCTACATCTGGATCCTGAAGGACCCCCTGCCCCGCAACGCCAGCGGCAAGTTCCTCAAGCGCGAGCTGAGGGACACGCTGAAGCTCGCAGACGCAGGCTGA
- a CDS encoding aromatic ring-hydroxylating oxygenase subunit alpha, with protein sequence MTSRPRLAAYAAVSDDPARAIALPGAAYTDPSVLEAECEWVLGAGWLPVARLDQLAHEGDYACTDVAGAPAVALRDKTGMLRVLSAVCRHRGMPVVSGEGRTDVLTCPYHLWRYGLDGALLSAPAMRGSEVFNPEDCRLPELRSEAWGGWLWVNANGGAKPLAESLVALSDRLAPLAPEKMTTVGVIEMESPWNWKVMVENFLESYHHIGPHAHSLQATHPGLGTFEGDGSDAFTLLENPPADPEGHGFVVVGVFPLGLMFFTEDEAPVGAWYQIDRLQPDRFRLRIHLLASPALAGVPGFAQGYRDQLAAVHAEDIVACEGVQSGISSPHYRPGPLSPLERSLWRFHRHLARRLSGE encoded by the coding sequence ATGACATCGCGGCCCCGTTTAGCGGCCTACGCCGCAGTCAGCGACGATCCGGCGAGGGCCATCGCCCTGCCGGGGGCCGCCTACACCGATCCCTCGGTCCTCGAGGCTGAGTGCGAATGGGTCCTCGGTGCGGGCTGGCTGCCCGTCGCTCGGTTGGATCAGTTGGCCCACGAGGGGGACTATGCCTGCACGGATGTGGCCGGCGCGCCCGCGGTCGCCCTCCGCGACAAGACCGGGATGCTCAGGGTGCTGTCCGCGGTCTGTCGGCACCGGGGCATGCCCGTCGTCTCCGGCGAGGGACGGACCGATGTCCTTACCTGCCCCTATCATCTCTGGCGCTACGGGCTTGACGGGGCGCTTCTCTCCGCGCCGGCGATGCGGGGATCCGAGGTCTTCAACCCCGAGGACTGCCGTCTGCCCGAGTTGCGATCGGAGGCCTGGGGCGGATGGCTTTGGGTCAACGCCAATGGAGGGGCGAAACCGCTGGCGGAATCGCTCGTCGCCCTGTCCGACCGCCTGGCGCCCCTGGCCCCCGAAAAGATGACTACGGTCGGGGTGATCGAGATGGAGTCGCCCTGGAACTGGAAGGTGATGGTCGAGAACTTCCTCGAGTCCTACCACCACATCGGACCGCACGCCCACTCGCTCCAGGCGACACACCCGGGACTGGGAACCTTCGAAGGCGACGGGAGCGACGCCTTCACCCTTCTTGAGAATCCTCCGGCCGACCCGGAGGGTCACGGCTTCGTGGTCGTGGGCGTCTTTCCCCTCGGGCTCATGTTCTTCACGGAGGACGAGGCCCCGGTGGGGGCTTGGTACCAGATCGACCGGCTTCAGCCGGACCGTTTCCGGCTGCGGATCCATCTTCTGGCGTCGCCGGCGCTTGCGGGCGTTCCCGGCTTCGCCCAGGGCTACCGGGACCAGCTGGCGGCGGTCCACGCCGAGGATATCGTCGCGTGCGAGGGCGTGCAGTCCGGGATCTCAAGTCCGCATTACCGTCCCGGCCCGCTGAGCCCGCTGGAGCGATCGCTCTGGCGCTTCCACCGTCACCTGGCGAGGCGCCTGAGCGGCGAATGA